A genomic window from Clostridium aceticum includes:
- a CDS encoding S1C family serine protease, with amino-acid sequence MKKIAVLITMIAIVFTQSFTVFAEATTAPTQQSIQELVRNVVEEMIEQENEDFRIAKLIDEINQSVVAVIGRNKTYRQQDYIYSKMPNNLQHGSGVIVSSNGQIITNNHVVKDMEEIYVVMYDGNAYRAQLLYSDDEIDLALIKINKDNLKPVELESVDNVKVGNTVIAIGTPLYFSYRNSASRGIISGLNRPVDQTYTYLQTDASINPGNSGGPLINMEGRLVGINTLGYMYYSGMNFAIPVENVSYFLEHYKQFGRIKRCYTGIQFEENWAAMLGIPTTQGLRVVTLRNDAVVSSSEIQEGDMLEAIDGIRTSSIAAYNEILKKHLPGDEVTLTFSREDKSFDIKVILKERP; translated from the coding sequence TTGAAAAAAATTGCTGTACTTATTACGATGATTGCCATTGTTTTTACTCAATCATTCACGGTCTTTGCTGAAGCTACTACTGCACCTACGCAACAAAGTATTCAGGAGTTGGTTAGAAATGTTGTTGAAGAAATGATTGAACAGGAAAATGAAGATTTTCGAATCGCAAAACTCATTGATGAAATCAACCAATCTGTAGTGGCGGTTATAGGCAGAAATAAAACCTACAGACAACAAGATTACATATATTCAAAAATGCCAAATAACCTACAACATGGATCCGGTGTGATTGTCTCCTCCAACGGACAGATTATTACCAACAATCATGTAGTAAAAGATATGGAGGAAATTTACGTTGTCATGTACGATGGTAACGCCTATAGGGCGCAGCTTTTATATAGTGATGATGAGATTGATTTAGCTCTGATTAAAATTAATAAAGATAATTTGAAGCCTGTGGAACTAGAGAGTGTTGATAATGTTAAGGTTGGCAATACAGTTATTGCTATAGGAACTCCCCTCTATTTTAGTTATAGAAACAGTGCCAGCAGGGGTATCATCAGCGGTTTAAATCGTCCCGTAGATCAGACCTATACCTATCTACAAACAGATGCTTCTATCAACCCTGGCAATAGTGGCGGTCCTTTAATAAACATGGAGGGAAGGCTTGTGGGTATCAACACTTTAGGTTATATGTATTATTCAGGTATGAACTTTGCTATTCCTGTGGAAAATGTTTCCTATTTTTTAGAGCATTATAAGCAGTTTGGTAGAATAAAAAGATGCTATACCGGCATACAATTTGAAGAAAACTGGGCGGCAATGTTAGGAATCCCAACAACCCAAGGTCTTAGGGTTGTTACCCTGAGAAATGATGCGGTGGTATCCTCTAGTGAGATACAGGAGGGGGATATGCTGGAGGCTATTGATGGTATAAGAACCTCTTCCATCGCTGCCTACAACGAGATACTGAAAAAACATCTGCCGGGGGATGAAGTGACACTGACTTTCTCTAGGGAAGATAAATCTTTTGATATCAAAGTCATCTTAAAGGAACGTCCTTAA